The window CTGCTTATAAAGGTTTGCATTCGTCTACATAGTGCCTCGATACGCTGCAAAAGACCGAAAGCGTTACAGCAACCAGCGAATAGAAAGAACCGGCGGGCACTTCTTGTCGCCAAACAAAGCACGTCGGGTCTTCCTCGACTTGTAATAGTCGATGGCGGAGAGACGATTTGCGGGGTTGGTTTTCTAAGCAAGGGTGGAGTTTTGTTTGCTTCTCTACTTTTTGTTCTGGCGCCTTCAATCCGAGGAAAGTCAACTACTCGCAagtcgccctcttctcgcgttcgagtccgcgcatgcaacgcgAAAAAGCATCTGTCAATAAATGCGTGGCGTTTTTGCTTCGGCATCGcgcttcgctttttctcttgtcgACAGAAGAAGGTTTCCGTGACacaaggaaagaggaaatgGCTGAACTTGTGAACGGAAAGCAATTCGCCGATGCAGACTTTCTCcggcggctgtctccgttttcaaTGTGCATGCGGATTCCCATGCCGCAACATCTCAGCGCGGGAAAAAGGGATTTTTACgattttttctctttttcgctcggAAAACAGATgagacagggaaacagaCGGTGAGAAAGCTGTGTTTCCATTGTAgacgtctctcttcttccctccgcaTCTCTTTGAGggcctttctcgcgtctgttTCGCATCGCGAAAGAGCACATCTGGTACATCCGAGGTCTCCTGCTGgccgtgtctcctgccttctgcttctgattccctctttcctgtctccttcctctttttcttgtgGGGGTCTTTTCCTGGTTCGCGGCCTTCTTACAGCTCTCGCTCTACGTAAcgttctcgctttccgtgttctctcatctccgtttctctcttcatctctctcttcttttctggtgtctcttcttctgggcCTGGCTTCGTCAATCGATAGCTGACCCGAgcctgtctttttttttgcaGGCGGGTAACCGGATTGGTTCTGTGCTAGCACGAAACCAACAGTCGTAATGGCTCTTGCTTCCAAGCAAACATGAATACTgagtttttcgtttccttgtTCGTCCGTGGCGTCTGGAGCTTTCACGTACCTCGACTGAGGTGAACGGAGGCATAGAAGGCGGCCGGTAGGGCTGGAGAGAACTGCAGGggacaccagagagagagaggctgagaaggccgcgagggAGCTCGccaaagagaggagcgacagaCGACAGACACAAGGggtgaagagggagaagagaaggaacgggacagaaggaaaggagacaatgGGGACACAGAAGCGTAGCGAGTCGGGAGGCGAaccggaagaggcgagaaggcacgGGCCGCCACAACGGCAGTTTGTCGAACAAGCCCAGGTTGCGCCGctcgaagcagagagcaggGCGCCAGGAGACGCCCGAGTGCCCATGGAGAAGCGGAATGGAGACAGGGACTCCCGGGCTGTCGACTGGCAGGTCTTTGAATTTTTCAGCGGAATAGGaggcctgcatgcagggTGGGATCGCGCCGTGGAGATCTTCAACTGCGCATCCAGCGCGTTCGCATCCGCGGTCGTTCTACAGGCGCCAGTGTGTCGCGCGTACGATGTGAACGCAACAGCCAATCAGGTCTACGTGCACAACTTTggactgtctccgcagcaTCTATCCTTGGAGCATCTTCCGGCGTCGCTGCTGGGTGCCGAGCGCGAGGGCGGGAGTGTTCCCAGCTCCGCGGCAAAAACGGCGACGGCTCGTGAGGCGATGGATGCGATGCGCCTGGACGCGGTCGACGAAACGAAGGAGGtaaagaaggcgaacgccTCGACGCGCCGGACCGGGAAGCCAACGCCCGCGAGGGACTATGAGCAGCGACAGAAGCCGAaaccgaagaaggaagcagacgtGTGGCTCCTGTCGCCGCCGTGTCAACCGTACACGCGGGGTGGGAAGCGCGAGGATCTCCACGACCCACGTGCTCGAGGCCTTCTAAACCTTCTCGACTGCCTCGAGCGTCTGGCGGATCCACCAAAGTTGCTGTTTCTGGAAAACGTTCGCGGCTTCGAGGAGTCCCAGACGCGGGCGCGCCTTCTGAAAGTCTTGCGACAGAGAGCGTACCAGGTCGAGgagtttctcctctcgcccaCGCAACTGGGGTTCCCCAACACGCGCGTCCGATACTACTGCCTGGCAACACGGGCTGGCGGAGCTgaggagggcggcgacgaagaaggaagttgTTGCCTTGGGGAGAAACGTCAAGAGCAGGAGGAGCCCAccagcgaggaggcagacactggaagcggcgagcgcgagccgagcgcgcgagacgaggcgcacAGGCCTCGAGACGCGACGCTCTGCCCCTCTTTtttcgaggcgagaaaagaggcaactcaagaagagacgcacagTGGCTGTCtggcagcgagaggcgaagctcTTTCCACGCATGCCAACTTAGGCGAAGACCATTCAGACACCCAAAGCCCTCTGTGCATCAGTCCGCCCGCAGCCGCCCTCGACTTGTGGTGTCAGCACGCCGGAGTGCCCTGCGAGTGCCTGCGTGCAGGCGCAGACCCCGTTCCGGTGGCGGGTTCGGAGCCGTCGGCGCGACCTGacgcttccccttcctctgtctcgtgtgCGCCTCCGTTCACGATTCGCCAGCCCGTGTCCCGGCCGATCGGCGCGTTTCTCGACTCCTCGCTGagtgccgagaagctgcggGAGCTAACGGTTCCCTCTGAAAAACTCCGACGCTTCATCGACTTTGCTCGCCCGGGATGTTCCCACGCGTGCTctgcggcgaggccgccgcgcgCCGCCACGCGCTTCCACAAGAACCGCGAGCGCCTCGCAGACTCTCCGGCGGGCGCGGCTGCGAGGCAAACGGCGGAGAGGCTTGAGCCGGAGACGCCTGGCGCGAGCGCACGGGTGGGTTCGAGCATCTCGAGGGGCGCACACGAGACGCAGGTCGCGCAGGAACGGCCAAGTGGCGAGTTTGCGGTGCGTGCCGAGTGCAGGTGCGTCTGCTGTCAACAGGGAAACTGCGTGTGCGCCAAGTTCGCGTTCCGTCTGGATGTGGTGACTCCCGAATCAACGGCGAGCAGCACTTTCACAAAGGGATACACAGCCAACATCCACACAGGAGGACCTCTCCTGCTCGTCccagcttcgtctcctgtgtcCCCTTCTCCCGCGTTGCCTTGCGAAAGGCCCACGTCGTCACGCCCAACTTGGTCTGCTcgctcgtcgtcttcctggctctcttcctcctcttctggcTCACCTGTTTCTGCCCGCACCGCGTCGTGTGTGCGTCCTCCGGGATCGGCTCTGTGCCCGTCTGTTACTGGGGTGGGGAATCCTTATCAGCACGTGTTTGCGACGGAGGAACTGGACAAGACGCGGTTTCAGCACGACCTCCGCGAGACCGACgtcgtccgtttcttctcgcgcgaaGAGCTGTTGCGGCTCCACGGCTATCCGCCggccttctcgttccccgACTCGATTCGGGATAAGAAAGCGGCGAGTCTGGTCGGGAACTCGGTGAATGTGGACGTCGTCGCCGTGTTGCTGGTGCATCTGCtgctcggcttcttctcttccgcacGGGACGCCCTCAAGGCAGACTCCGGCGCCGTTCGCGAGCCCGCGCCTTAACGTGCAGGCTCCTCGGGCGAAAGCGTGTTCAACCCAGACGTGTATTCAGCGTCTACTTCTTGCCGCGGGCACTCGCTCAAAAAACCCCGGAGGCGCCAGACGACTGACTCTCGCAATCTTAGTTCCGAAATCTTCGGTACGGGAATGAGGAGCAAAGTGAAGGCTGTGTTCGCTGCTACGCGAAAACGCCAGCCGAAAGTGCAAACGCAGCTGAAGATCCAGCTGTCCACACACAGTTTATCCACAGGGCAGGCAGAGGGCGTTTCGTCGAAAAAAGTACCCAACATTTAGCGTCGAAGCGGACTACccaggagcagagagacagcggtgGAGCTGTAGACGTGTCGGTCGCAtcagaaagaggaagacacccGCGGGTGTCTCCCCAGATCTGCACAAGTCGAGACGTGAGAGTTGGCCATGTCACACAAAGAGTGGTTCGCCATTTTGGAAATGTTTGGGGCCCAGCCTGTCGGGCGCGGCTCTTGGCTAGAAAAACCCGGCTCAAAAAACAGAAATGCGTTCCGAGAGCAGAAAGGCACCGAGTCGCACATTTAAAAGTGTGCAGAACGGAGTCCCAGTGGACACACAGCCGCCCGTATGCCGATCTAAGAATCGGATTACTTACGGTTCTCCTGGATCCCTAGCTTTGGAATACAACGCCAACAGTTCGGCGTTCACTTACTGTTTCGAAGTACACCGtgctcctttcttttcaTACCAAGTGTCGACACATGCCAGGATGCCGACGCATGGCCTGATCGGCGTCCGCAGACGGCTGTAGATATATGGGCAGATACCTGTGGAAAGAGTGTAGATAGTTGTTGACAGATCGACGCAGTCCGGGAGATGCAGACAGATACGGATCGATAGAGTTTGCGCGGAAAAGGCGCTCGTTCCGGTATTTCACAAGTTGAACAAATTGAAACTGGAGTTGGACGGTCCTCTGAAGAAAAATAGGGCTGTGAACAAGGCACTTGAAGTGTGAGTCATCATTTGTCTTTGCTCCCTcggcagaaggcagagacacacgcacggCGAAGCACTTTCTCCAAGACTGAggcaagcgaagaaaaaTATCCACAGCTCGGCCAAAGACAGGACCGAGAACCGAGGCGCGTGGGATCGTCTTTTCGCCCGCTCGCctcagagagggaagaaaacgcgaccAGAGGCAACTCCGCAACCGCCCGCACTGGTACCAAAAAAtttcttcccgtcctctcgctGACGGGAAAAActgaaaaaagaggagacaatCGTGGCGGGGGCACTCCTCCCTCGGTCGATTTACACCGCGGAAAAATGTTATCCGCGTGTGGAGTCGAAGCACCGATACATATGTACAGttacacacacagacaccgatacacacatgcacatacatgtaGATATAGCTAAAGGGCTGTGGAACATACGGAGCGATTGTGTCTGTGTATGTATACAGAagggtgtgtgtgtgttaTTTGTTTATGGCCAGCGAAGCGGCACGGATCGCTTTTTCGCCGGTTCTGCTTCAGATGCATTGTGTCTTTAGGAGAACTGCTGGTGGGGTGTCTACGAAGGCCTCAATCGAGTTTAGTTCCTCTCGGGCGCTggtcgttttctcgctgcgcAAGCGATTCTGTGCAGTTTCGCTTCATTCCGCTGAgacttcctctcgcgtgctcGCCGCACCCTtcgatctctctcctccgttctGCCCTTCAGCGCGTGACGTTTCTGCGATACAGACGTCTGAGCACGTAtttccgtcgtttccttcgccgcaCTCTCGTGacctcccttctctgcggcgcggtttctcttccctcacAAACCGTCCGGGTTTTTCTGTGCAGTCGGGGAttcggcttcttctggaCGCCGCTCCTGTCGCTCCTTTTCACTGAAGCATCGGCTCCGCTGTCTCGACACCGCCCCGGGCGCAAATGCGCGCTCGCGGCTTTCCTGGCAGCAGGTCGTCCTcactttcttcgcctgcacGCAGGGGGGAAACTCCGCGTGCAACGTCGTTCCCGTGGGCAGCGTAGGCCGCTCcagccttctctgttctcctggtgttttcgtctctcttctctccgaaCGGCGAGTAGCCGTCGCCCACTGTCTCCGGTCGGCCGTCGCCGCGGGCGCCTCGGCCCCCGCAGCGgcggttttcttcctcctcttcttcgccctgcGCCTCCATCggctcgtcctcgccctcttcgagGTGTTCGTCTGTCGCGtagagaacggcgagaacgTCTTTAACGTTCAGCGTCCCGACCCCGGAAGACCCGCACATCACTTCGATTCGCCGCAGCTTCTGGAAATAGAAATCGCGCTCCAGTCGTGCCTGGTCGACCTCGGCCTCGAGCGCCTTTGCACACTCCCTCAGCCGAAGTGTCGTTGCCTCCAGCTCCCGAATGTATGTCCGTTCCTCTCGGCTGCCCGAGACTTgccgcgccgccctctccgactcgccgccttcgcacGGGCTCCCGCGACCTTTGCCGGCGGGCTGTGCGCTCGTCATGCGCGACGAACACGACGTCgtgcggcgcttctcgccctgtGTGCCGTGGCTAGTCGCCCGCGACActggcggagacgaagaggcgagagaagagagcgaagcctgggacgcaggcgtctccttcgaCGCGGGGACACCCGATGTCGCCGGGTCATTCGGCTGCGCCCAATCCGGGAACGTGGAGCCTGCGAGCtagagagaaacacggaacgaagaggagagaacgacgcaTCGAAACCGCAACCTTTTCTACACTTGCGGGGACTTGGAGCGGGCGGAACTGCGCCGCAGGGCACACTGACCTGCAGACGTAGAGGCATCGGCCGGCTTTTCTCAGAAacgggcagagagaggcaaaaagcAAACGAAAGGCATCccgggcggcgagaagagaagaaagatggCGGGGCACAGGGACAGAGTCGCCCGAACGCGTAAAGTGTCTCGATGTCTGTGGCGGGTCTTACCTTTCGTCGTTCATACGCATTATACGGTTTGTCTGGAGCTCGGAACTGAGCCGCCTGGCGATCGTAGAAGGCCTTCAGCCACTGAAGAAATTCGAGGTTGTCTTGGTACTTTCCCTTTATCAGCTTGTCAACTTCAATGTGCTTTTTG is drawn from Neospora caninum Liverpool complete genome, chromosome X and contains these coding sequences:
- a CDS encoding putative DNA methyltransferase 2; its protein translation is MGTQKRSESGGEPEEARRHGPPQRQFVEQAQVAPLEAESRAPGDARVPMEKRNGDRDSRAVDWQVFEFFSGIGGLHAGWDRAVEIFNCASSAFASAVVLQAPVCRAYDVNATANQVYVHNFGLSPQHLSLEHLPASLLGAEREGGSVPSSAAKTATAREAMDAMRLDAVDETKEVKKANASTRRTGKPTPARDYEQRQKPKPKKEADVWLLSPPCQPYTRGGKREDLHDPRARGLLNLLDCLERLADPPKLLFLENVRGFEESQTRARLLKVLRQRAYQVEEFLLSPTQLGFPNTRVRYYCLATRAGGAEEGGDEEGSCCLGEKRQEQEEPTSEEADTGSGEREPSARDEAHRPRDATLCPSFFEARKEATQEETHSGCLAARGEALSTHANLGEDHSDTQSPLCISPPAAALDLWCQHAGVPCECLRAGADPVPVAGSEPSARPDASPSSVSCAPPFTIRQPVSRPIGAFLDSSLSAEKLRELTVPSEKLRRFIDFARPGCSHACSAARPPRAATRFHKNRERLADSPAGAAARQTAERLEPETPGASARVGSSISRGAHETQVAQERPSGEFAVRAECRCVCCQQGNCVCAKFAFRLDVVTPESTASSTFTKGYTANIHTGGPLLLVPASSPVSPSPALPCERPTSSRPTWSARSSSSWLSSSSSGSPVSARTASCVRPPGSALCPSVTGVGNPYQHVFATEELDKTRFQHDLRETDVVRFFSREELLRLHGYPPAFSFPDSIRDKKAASLVGNSVNVDVVAVLLVHLLLGFFSSARDALKADSGAVREPAP
- a CDS encoding APC binding protein EB1, related, which translates into the protein MALAHANSGTVRDVDPSSVGMMEGAFFVSRTELLDWVNTTFNLSLTKIEQGASGAIYLQIVDGMFGGGHKVPMAKVKWNCKFDYEYIQNYKLLQSVFNKQGIKKHIEVDKLIKGKYQDNLEFLQWLKAFYDRQAAQFRAPDKPYNAYERRKLAGSTFPDWAQPNDPATSGVPASKETPASQASLSSLASSSPPVSRATSHGTQGEKRRTTSCSSRMTSAQPAGKGRGSPCEGGESERAARQVSGSREERTYIRELEATTLRLRECAKALEAEVDQARLERDFYFQKLRRIEVMCGSSGVGTLNVKDVLAVLYATDEHLEEGEDEPMEAQGEEEEEENRRCGGRGARGDGRPETVGDGYSPFGEKRDENTRRTEKAGAAYAAHGNDVARGVSPLRAGEESEDDLLPGKPRARICARGGVETAEPMLQ